The genomic stretch CTCTATGGGATTGTCACACGCATGAAGCTATGTGGCACTACTCTGACTGAATCAGATCTCATAGAGAAAACCCTCTCAACCTTCCACCCTAAACTCACGTACTTAAGTCGTCAGTATAAGAAAGAAAAGTACAAGAAGTACATTGACCTTAGTAATGCTTTACAGCAAgaccaaggtgaagatgaagagTTGATGCAGAATCATCTAACTCGTCCTACTAGCAGCTTAAGTAAGCCTGAAGCACATGCAGTTTCCTCATCTCAGAAGAATGAAGGAAAAGGAAAGGGGCCACAGAAGGCACCATGGAAGGGAAAGAGCCAGAAGGTTCAAAACTTCAAGAAGAAGGGAGAGTGGAAATCAAAGAAGATTCCACCAGGGGGAGAATATGGCAAACAGGACCAAGAATGCTATAGGTGTGGGATGAAAGGCCATTGGTCTAGAATTTGTCGCACTCCTAAACATATAGTGAAACTCTATCAAGAATTGAAAGCTCAGCTCAAGAATAATCAGCATGAAGCTCATTTTGTCTCTACCAAGAAGCTAGGAATTGGAGAATGTTCCAAGTCTAAGGACAAGGAAGAATCTTCTAAAcctgaagaaaaagaagaggttgAAGCTCTAAAGAAGATTGAAGATGTGCCTGCAGCCATCACATCCAATGTTAGTTGGGACGTTATTATGAAAAACCTTGAAGGCATGCGTACAGACATGGAAACTGATGAAATAGAGGAAGATGTGCAGGAGACTCTATTTGAGCTCTTATTTAGCTATCCAGTAGTATAGTAATAAATAATAGTATACATTAAGTATTTTTATTCTTGCATGAATATTGTGGTTTGGAGTCGGCTCATGTAGAGCCTAATAATGTAATAAGAGTCTTGCAGACGATTTTTCA from Sorghum bicolor cultivar BTx623 chromosome 3, Sorghum_bicolor_NCBIv3, whole genome shotgun sequence encodes the following:
- the LOC8074976 gene encoding uncharacterized protein LOC8074976 — encoded protein: MSDLVKREITELAPNGSNYLSWSLDAEIVLDEKNLLHAIKPDKDKNATSAERAQALHFLRHHISSSLKNEYMTKRDPQVLWNALHERFEKMETVLLPRVKREWQNLRYQDYKTVEDYNAKLYGIVTRMKLCGTTLTESDLIEKTLSTFHPKLTYLSRQYKKEKYKKYIDLSNALQQDQGEDEELMQNHLTRPTSSLSKPEAHAVSSSQKNEGKGKGPQKAPWKGKSQKVQNFKKKGEWKSKKIPPGGEYGKQDQECYRCGMKGHWSRICRTPKHIVKLYQELKAQLKNNQHEAHFVSTKKLGIGECSKSKDKEESSKPEEKEEVEALKKIEDVPAAITSNVSWDVIMKNLEGMRTDMETDEIEEDVQETLFELLFSYPVV